The following nucleotide sequence is from Anaerobiospirillum thomasii.
AAAAATAGGATCCTTTGTCGTAGAGAAGCCAATGGTATTAGGTCATGAAGCTTCAGGAACAATTGTTGAGATTGGAAATAACGTTAAAAATCTAAAAGTTGGAGATAGGGTTTGTATGGAGCCTGGCATTCCAAATATGTCATCCATTCAAACACTATCTGGTTTTTATAATTTAGATCCTGAAGTAAGATTCTGGGCCACTCCTCCAATTGATGGATGTCTGTGCGAAACTGTTGTGCACCCTGCAGCTTTTACATTTAAGCTTCCAGATAACGTGTCCTATGCTGAAGGCGCAATGGGTTGAGCCATTGGCTATAGGTATGCAGGCAGCAACTAAAGCTGAAATTAAGCCAGGTGATATTGGTTTAGTTACGGTGCCGGCACTATAGGCATTCTCACAGCACTTGCAGCGCTTTCTGGAGGATGTTCAGATGTGATCATCTGTGATTTATTCGATGAAAAACTCGCTATAGCAAAACAGTATCCTGGTCTTCACCCAATAAATAGTA
It contains:
- a CDS encoding alcohol dehydrogenase catalytic domain-containing protein: MKALVLEHTKQIAVKDVPAPAVVGDNDVKIKINTVGICGSDCHYYQYGKIGSFVVEKPMVLGHEASGTIVEIGNNVKNLKVGDRVCMEPGIPNMSSIQTLSGFYNLDPEVRFWATPPIDGCLCETVVHPAAFTFKLPDNVSYAEGAMG